From Echinicola soli, a single genomic window includes:
- a CDS encoding RagB/SusD family nutrient uptake outer membrane protein: MKISRNIFMSMLTLIFFSCSENLLDKDPVSSFSAQGFYKTSSDAQSGVYGIYDAAQSTFSLNFSLWGEGRADAVSTNQSGDPFLLQDNNLNPTLNSARWDNLYGTISRANYAIKYIPPVFEDGEEFGLQLLGQARALRALCYFYAVRIWGDVPLILEPYESVQQDLFNTRIDAETILDHVEEDLLFAAEHCRASFGGERDRNLITQGGANALLVQLYMWREDYTSAVAAAEKVLDNSLYSLVSISDWSKIFTQGYSNESIFEIGYNEVQTNSLRVLYALGSDSNFFPSESFRNSFEEGDQRQELIYDVTSAQPRKIWKFFGKGFNDESPDPSANNIVMVRLADILLLKAEAHNQLGEVEEALTLLNTIRNRAGLESLSLSTAEALYGDLEAAILHERLIELCYEGHRWFDLVRTGKAMEVMGPINGLSEEANLVWPIHQDAINRNPNLVQNGFYD; encoded by the coding sequence ATGAAAATTAGCAGGAATATCTTTATGTCAATGCTGACGCTCATCTTCTTCTCTTGTTCGGAGAATTTGTTGGACAAAGATCCGGTCAGTAGTTTTTCCGCCCAGGGATTTTATAAGACATCCAGTGATGCGCAATCCGGGGTCTATGGAATATACGATGCAGCACAGTCTACATTTTCCCTCAACTTCTCCCTTTGGGGTGAGGGAAGAGCAGATGCCGTGAGTACCAATCAGTCCGGAGATCCTTTTTTGCTCCAGGATAACAACCTGAATCCCACATTGAACTCAGCTCGATGGGATAATCTTTATGGGACCATTAGCAGGGCCAACTATGCCATTAAGTATATTCCCCCTGTATTTGAGGATGGAGAGGAATTTGGGTTACAGTTATTGGGGCAAGCCAGGGCGTTGAGGGCCTTGTGCTATTTCTATGCCGTGCGGATTTGGGGAGATGTCCCATTGATTTTGGAGCCTTATGAAAGCGTGCAGCAGGACTTGTTCAATACGCGAATTGATGCTGAAACCATTCTGGACCACGTCGAGGAAGACCTCTTATTTGCAGCTGAACATTGTAGGGCTAGTTTTGGGGGTGAAAGGGACCGGAATTTGATTACCCAGGGAGGTGCCAATGCCTTGTTGGTCCAGCTGTATATGTGGAGGGAAGATTATACCAGTGCGGTGGCAGCTGCAGAAAAAGTGCTGGATAATTCCTTGTACAGCTTGGTGTCCATCAGCGACTGGTCAAAGATTTTTACGCAAGGATACTCGAACGAAAGCATTTTTGAAATAGGCTACAATGAAGTGCAAACCAATTCCCTGCGGGTATTATATGCCTTGGGATCGGATAGTAACTTCTTCCCAAGTGAGTCTTTCCGAAATTCCTTCGAAGAAGGAGACCAGAGACAAGAGCTTATTTACGATGTGACCTCTGCCCAGCCCCGAAAAATATGGAAATTTTTTGGAAAGGGATTTAATGACGAAAGTCCAGATCCATCTGCAAATAATATCGTCATGGTCCGGCTGGCGGATATCCTATTGCTGAAAGCGGAAGCCCATAATCAATTGGGAGAAGTCGAGGAAGCCTTGACTTTATTGAATACCATTAGGAATAGGGCGGGACTGGAAAGCCTGAGCTTGTCCACTGCCGAGGCCCTTTACGGTGATTTGGAGGCTGCGATTTTACATGAGCGATTGATTGAACTTTGTTATGAAGGACACCGGTGGTTTGACCTGGTGAGAACAGGGAAAGCGATGGAAGTCATGGGGCCAATCAATGGCTTGAGCGAAGAGGCAAACTTAGTATGGCCCATACATCAGGATGCCATTAACAGGAATCCGAATTTGGTTCAGAATGGGTTTTATGATTAA